In Verrucomicrobiia bacterium, one DNA window encodes the following:
- a CDS encoding transposase encodes MTKNLCRLDDTGIPHRHRHLPLPAQRQDQPQLRVFSATDFLAAITQHIPDKGVQLVRYYGWYSNKMRGIRHRGVAAASVARRPGLSPPPPLKLPSKKWRDLILRVWHVDPLRCPVCQHEMRVLCVIDDPRVVERILRHLGVWHDPPARPPPAASAGPWTYEACLDVDPTPDYENVLTD; translated from the coding sequence ATCACTAAAAACCTGTGCCGTTTAGACGACACTGGAATCCCCCACCGACACCGTCATCTACCGCTCCCGGCTCAACGCCAAGATCAACCGCAACTTCGAGTCTTCAGCGCCACCGACTTCTTGGCGGCCATTACGCAGCATATTCCCGACAAAGGCGTGCAACTGGTCCGCTACTACGGCTGGTACAGCAATAAGATGCGCGGCATCCGCCACCGCGGGGTGGCTGCCGCGTCAGTGGCGCGCCGGCCCGGCTTGTCCCCGCCCCCGCCTTTGAAGCTGCCCTCCAAAAAGTGGCGCGACCTGATCCTGCGCGTCTGGCATGTCGATCCGCTCCGTTGTCCGGTCTGCCAGCATGAAATGCGAGTGCTGTGCGTCATTGACGACCCCCGCGTCGTCGAGAGAATCCTGCGTCACCTGGGCGTTTGGCACGACCCGCCGGCTCGCCCTCCGCCGGCGGCGTCCGCAGGCCCCTGGACCTATGAGGCCTGCCTAGACGTGGACCCGACGCCCGATTACGAAAATGTCCTGACCGACTGA